In the Chryseobacterium sp. MYb264 genome, one interval contains:
- the pheA gene encoding prephenate dehydratase translates to MKIAFLGPQASFTQLAATQLFPGEELIPQTNILDCFKSVENGDVDKAVVPLENSIEGTVSMTLDYLYKTAAIKINAEAVMPIAHHLMIHPHNEAGELEKIYSHPQALAQSFHFLDTHYKDVQKQEFSSTAAAAKYVSEHPELKRAAVANQFAANLYGLKIINRNIQDFEQNHTRFIIISKMDAAFDNESLQVLGEKSSLLITLPEDHAGGLHQVLSVFAWRKMNLSKIESRTLKTGLGNYFFFINVVGKGHEILFKNALEELKSIHAKVDFLGNYKEYLLDS, encoded by the coding sequence ATGAAGATTGCATTTTTAGGCCCGCAGGCGAGTTTTACCCAGCTGGCAGCTACACAGCTTTTCCCCGGTGAGGAGCTTATTCCCCAAACCAATATTCTGGACTGTTTTAAATCGGTTGAGAACGGAGATGTTGACAAGGCAGTGGTTCCTCTGGAAAATTCAATTGAAGGAACAGTTTCCATGACGTTGGATTATTTATACAAGACAGCTGCGATAAAAATTAACGCTGAAGCGGTAATGCCTATTGCCCATCATTTGATGATTCATCCCCATAATGAAGCCGGCGAATTAGAAAAAATTTATTCTCATCCTCAGGCTCTGGCTCAGAGTTTTCACTTTTTAGATACCCATTATAAAGACGTTCAAAAACAAGAGTTTTCATCTACAGCGGCAGCGGCAAAATATGTTTCAGAACATCCTGAACTGAAAAGAGCAGCAGTAGCCAATCAGTTTGCAGCCAATTTATATGGCTTAAAAATTATTAACAGAAATATTCAGGATTTTGAACAAAACCATACTCGTTTTATCATTATATCAAAGATGGATGCTGCTTTCGACAACGAAAGCCTACAAGTTCTTGGTGAAAAATCAAGCCTATTGATTACCCTTCCCGAAGATCATGCGGGGGGGCTACATCAGGTTCTTTCGGTCTTTGCTTGGCGGAAAATGAATCTCAGTAAAATCGAATCCCGTACCCTGAAGACCGGACTTGGGAATTATTTTTTCTTTATCAACGTAGTTGGAAAAGGTCATGAGATACTATTCAAAAATGCTCTGGAAGAATTGAAATCCATCCATGCGAAAGTAGATTTTCTTGGTAATTATAAAGAGTATCTTCTAGACAGCTAA
- a CDS encoding acyl-CoA thioesterase — translation MISTKHSLRVRYGETDPMKYVYYGNYAEYFEVARVELFRSIGMSYNEIENQGIWLPVSEYKIKYLRPALYDQQLEIHTYVKKIPGVKIEFEYEIYNEDMIKITEASTTLFFLDAKTNKVIKCPDFLMELIEKSWNK, via the coding sequence ATGATAAGCACAAAACACTCATTACGAGTACGTTACGGAGAAACAGATCCAATGAAATATGTATACTACGGAAATTATGCAGAGTATTTTGAAGTAGCTCGCGTCGAGCTTTTCCGCAGCATAGGAATGTCTTATAATGAGATTGAAAATCAAGGAATTTGGCTTCCTGTATCAGAGTATAAAATTAAGTATTTGCGTCCTGCTTTATACGATCAGCAATTAGAAATCCATACTTATGTGAAAAAAATTCCAGGGGTAAAAATTGAATTTGAGTATGAAATTTACAATGAAGATATGATAAAAATCACGGAAGCCTCTACCACACTTTTCTTTTTGGACGCCAAAACCAATAAAGTGATCAAATGCCCAGACTTTTTAATGGAGCTTATAGAGAAGAGCTGGAACAAGTAA